From Acipenser ruthenus chromosome 2, fAciRut3.2 maternal haplotype, whole genome shotgun sequence, a single genomic window includes:
- the LOC131702076 gene encoding zinc finger and SCAN domain-containing protein 29-like: MSTPASETAVARMFATQPKLQKMTPEDDPEAFLVTFERVAEAAGWPKEHWAMKLAPCLTGEAQAAYRALMATEAADYAKVKEAILSRLGITEETYRRRFREYQLSEGVRPRVAGQYLLDQCTRWLQPEEHTPQELVQKIAIEQFASILPPGNREWVKRNQPTTLEKAIILAEAYEDANEGAVPDPTPAPKPTRTNQSMKPRGGNQTFRPWRPRLAPSWARGKPPNLSVTDSQDKQTPLVPSTPVCYRCNEPGHIARDCPMMEVDLAKRSWSAVTAHHEED, from the exons ATGTCGACACCAGCATCGGAAACAGCGGTTGCCCGGATGTTTGCAACACAACCGAAGTTACAAAAGATGACTCCGGAAGATGATCCCGAGGCTTTTCTGGTCACCTTTGAGAGAGTGGCAGAAGCAGCAGGGTGGCCCAAGGAACACTGGGCCATGAAACTGGCACCTTGCTTGACAGGGGAAGCTCAAGCAGCGTATAGGGCATTAATGGCCACAGAGGCAGCGGATTATGCCAAAGTAAAAGAAGCTATTCTCTCACGCCTCGGGATCACAGAAGAAACATACCGGCGCCGCTTCCGGGAATaccagctgtccgagggggtgcgGCCCCGGGTTGCGGGACAGTATCTCCTGGATCAATGCACCCGGTGGCTGCAACCAGAAGAACACACCCCCCAAGAACTGGTGCAGAAGATCGCGATAGAACAGTTCGCGTCAATACTACCGCCAGGAAACCGGGAGTGGGTTAAACGGAATCAACCTACCACTCTCGAGAAAGCCATCATCCTGGCGGAGGCATATGAAGACGCGAACGAAGGCGCCGTCCCTGACCCCACTCCTGCTCCTAAGCCAACCCGGACCAACCAATCAATGAAGCCCAGAGGGGGTAACCAGACCTTTAGACCATGGAGGCCGAGGTTAGCCCCATCTTGGGCGAGAGGAAAACCCCCTAACCTGTCGGTCACTGACTCACAGGACAAACAAACTCCGTTGGTGCCTTCTACCCCAGTGTGTTACAGGTGTAATGAGCCCGGACATATTGCCAGGGATTGTCCGATGATGGAGGTGGACCTGGCAAAAAGATCCTGGTCAGCGGTAACAG cacatcACGAAGAGGACTAG